A section of the Leminorella richardii genome encodes:
- a CDS encoding adenylosuccinate synthase, translating into MGKNVVVLGTQWGDEGKGKVVDLLTERAKYVVRYQGGHNAGHTLVINGEKTVLHLIPSGILHKNVTSIIGNGVVLAPDALMKEMRELEARGIPVRERLLLSGACPLILPYHSALDVAREKARGANAIGTTGRGIGPAYEDKAARRALRVSDLFDKERFAAKLKEVMDYHNFQLVHYYKAEAVDYQTVLDDVMAVADVLTSMVVDVSDLLERARQKGELMMFEGAQGTLLDIDHGSFPYVTSSNTTAGGVATGSGLGPRYIDYVLGIVKAYSTRVGGGPFPTELFDDVGEFLCQKGNEFGATTGRRRRTGWLDAVAVRRAVQLNSLSGFCMTKLDVLDGLKEVKVCVGYRMPDGRVIDTTPLDADAWEGIEAVYETMPGWSESTFGVKDVNLLPQAARNYIKRVEELTGTPIDIISTGPDRSETMILRDPFDA; encoded by the coding sequence ATGGGTAAAAACGTTGTCGTACTAGGCACTCAATGGGGTGACGAGGGCAAAGGCAAGGTCGTAGACCTGCTGACTGAACGGGCTAAGTATGTTGTTCGCTATCAGGGCGGACATAACGCAGGCCACACTCTGGTAATCAACGGTGAAAAAACCGTACTTCATCTAATTCCTTCCGGTATTTTGCATAAAAACGTCACCAGCATCATTGGTAACGGGGTTGTGCTCGCTCCCGATGCGTTAATGAAAGAGATGCGTGAGCTTGAAGCGCGCGGCATTCCCGTTCGCGAGCGTCTGCTGTTATCCGGCGCGTGTCCGCTGATCCTGCCTTACCACTCGGCGCTGGACGTCGCTCGTGAAAAGGCTCGCGGTGCTAACGCTATCGGCACAACCGGCCGCGGCATTGGCCCAGCCTATGAAGATAAAGCCGCTCGTCGTGCGCTGCGCGTCAGCGATCTGTTCGACAAAGAGCGCTTTGCTGCCAAGCTGAAAGAAGTCATGGACTACCATAACTTCCAGCTGGTGCACTATTACAAAGCCGAAGCGGTTGACTATCAAACCGTTCTGGACGACGTGATGGCGGTTGCTGACGTGTTGACCTCTATGGTGGTTGACGTCTCCGATCTGCTGGAGCGCGCGCGCCAGAAAGGCGAACTGATGATGTTCGAAGGTGCACAGGGCACGCTGCTTGATATCGACCACGGCTCTTTCCCTTATGTAACCTCTTCCAACACTACCGCTGGCGGTGTAGCGACTGGCTCAGGCCTTGGTCCTCGCTATATCGACTACGTACTGGGCATCGTGAAAGCTTACTCAACGCGCGTTGGCGGCGGGCCGTTCCCGACCGAGCTGTTTGACGACGTGGGCGAGTTCCTATGCCAGAAGGGCAACGAATTCGGCGCTACTACTGGCCGCCGTCGCCGTACTGGCTGGCTGGACGCCGTTGCCGTTCGCCGCGCTGTTCAGCTGAACTCTCTGTCTGGCTTCTGCATGACCAAGCTGGACGTGCTGGACGGCCTGAAAGAGGTTAAGGTTTGTGTTGGCTATCGCATGCCTGACGGCCGCGTTATCGATACGACCCCGCTGGACGCTGACGCGTGGGAAGGCATTGAGGCCGTCTATGAAACCATGCCTGGCTGGTCTGAAAGCACCTTTGGCGTTAAAGACGTCAACCTGCTTCCTCAGGCAGCGCGCAACTATATCAAGCGCGTTGAAGAGCTGACCGGTACGCCGATTGATATTATTTCTACCGGCCCAGACCGTTCAGAAACCATGATCCTTCGCGATCCGTTTGACGCGTAA
- a CDS encoding fimbrial protein, translating to MKLNKSLLALMAALALGNTAVHAADGTITFNGVVTASACTAITSVTADSVATGSPINATLTLPNVTATTLNAAAGTYAGQTPFSIQLAGCEATAALNNVRAVFTSSSSPAGDAYVMANVAGTSPAADVAVAIMQPNGITQIDLNGGPAKDPGLALPPIGSAAPLTLNYKAAYKSLSTSVTAGNVQGVADFVISYF from the coding sequence ATGAAACTAAACAAGAGCCTTCTGGCCCTTATGGCTGCTCTCGCCCTAGGAAACACGGCCGTTCATGCAGCCGACGGTACCATCACGTTTAACGGTGTCGTTACTGCTTCAGCCTGTACTGCTATCACTTCCGTCACCGCAGACAGCGTCGCGACCGGCTCTCCTATTAACGCAACGCTGACACTGCCCAACGTGACAGCAACCACGTTGAACGCAGCAGCAGGTACCTATGCAGGTCAAACGCCTTTCTCTATTCAGCTAGCCGGGTGTGAAGCCACTGCCGCGCTGAACAACGTTCGTGCCGTATTCACTTCATCTTCATCGCCAGCGGGTGATGCTTACGTTATGGCCAACGTAGCTGGTACCTCTCCAGCTGCCGACGTCGCTGTTGCGATCATGCAGCCTAACGGCATCACACAGATCGACCTGAACGGCGGCCCAGCTAAGGATCCTGGTCTAGCCCTACCCCCTATCGGCTCTGCGGCTCCTTTAACGCTGAACTATAAAGCAGCGTATAAGTCACTGAGCACTTCCGTTACCGCCGGTAACGTACAGGGCGTAGCTGACTTCGTTATTTCCTATTTCTAA
- a CDS encoding fimbria/pilus outer membrane usher protein: protein MKRTSKSQTIKDKDTPRWNLQPKLSSLFICILASLSTNVATAGNDIEFEEHFLRKDKNGASPSVFLYKNAISPGLKTIDIIVNDRLVDRFEVNFVEDSEKKIVLPCLNQNLLNAAGIKTEIYNDWQTRLKDSKAEESAICENLQERIPASSLYYDDAKQALRLTLPQEAVNSERFQMISPKEWDDGTPSLRTAYNGYVYSSKQKNSGPDNDKTATDSSYISLSSVATAGAWRLHSFDTFNKESGKGWETNHDRLYIERNIVSLRSKVSAGDIYTYTPSSIMGVIPLRGITFSTNERMMLESQFTYAPVIRGTARTNARLTVRQRGNIIYSKTLTPGNFAIDDIYSGQVGADLDVTVEETDGTVQNFKVPYTALPNMIRPGAVRYSASLGEYRDDSLSSNPIVGAFSLERGFEAFTLNGSALGSDKYQSLAIGAAWNAGSVGAFSLDVAQAHYKQDWDLPNDEEKNRNGSAVRLLYAKQFDTSDTGLRILGYQYRSERFLEFSEFINRSGYSGSDPFEQGDSLWNKRRRSRIEVNVNQGMREYGNLFVTFSQDRYYGTSEKSTSASAGYGMQIGKASASLMYTYNKNGGDSYDNQIGLSVSMPLSWGEQDRHRGSLNYGLTRNKDNQYSQSMGFSGSMPDNVLSYSANVQRDSRGNFSESASLGYSASYANMNTSISHSKHSDQLSFGAAGGVVLYKGGVVLSQQLGDTIAIVETPDAPGIRVAGNSSVKTDLWGRAIVTYLSPYRYNTVSLDARDTEGVELKESSRKIVPTEGAAVLLKFVTRVGRRAIVIIKSHKAIPVGAYVTAQDQTEEAGIVGNNGLTYLTGLDARKDEILTVNWGDGDAQQCRFTLPRPPEEVKDAQAEQWHKKVTVNCK from the coding sequence ATGAAAAGGACATCAAAAAGCCAAACGATCAAGGATAAAGACACTCCCCGATGGAACCTCCAGCCCAAACTTTCGTCTCTTTTTATCTGCATACTGGCTTCTTTATCAACAAACGTCGCCACGGCGGGAAACGATATTGAATTTGAAGAACATTTTTTACGTAAGGATAAAAATGGCGCATCCCCCAGCGTTTTTCTCTACAAAAACGCCATCAGTCCCGGGCTGAAAACGATTGATATTATTGTCAACGATCGCCTAGTTGACAGGTTTGAAGTGAATTTTGTCGAAGATTCTGAAAAGAAAATTGTGCTTCCCTGCCTTAACCAAAATTTACTGAACGCGGCGGGTATAAAAACTGAAATTTATAATGACTGGCAAACCCGTTTAAAAGACAGTAAAGCAGAAGAAAGCGCCATTTGTGAAAACCTACAGGAACGCATCCCTGCCTCTAGTCTGTATTACGATGACGCAAAACAGGCATTAAGGCTCACTCTGCCTCAGGAGGCAGTAAACAGTGAGCGTTTTCAAATGATCTCACCCAAAGAGTGGGACGACGGTACACCGTCTTTACGCACCGCCTATAACGGCTACGTTTACAGTTCCAAGCAGAAAAACAGCGGCCCAGACAACGATAAAACAGCAACCGACAGCAGCTATATCAGCCTTAGCAGCGTTGCAACAGCCGGCGCCTGGAGACTCCACAGCTTCGACACATTTAATAAAGAGTCAGGAAAAGGCTGGGAGACCAACCACGATCGCCTCTACATAGAGCGCAATATCGTTTCACTGCGCTCTAAGGTCTCTGCTGGCGATATTTATACCTACACGCCGAGCAGCATCATGGGCGTTATCCCTCTGCGGGGGATTACCTTTTCCACCAATGAAAGAATGATGCTGGAATCTCAGTTCACCTATGCGCCAGTCATTCGCGGCACGGCTAGAACTAACGCACGGCTTACCGTTCGCCAGCGCGGCAACATTATCTATAGTAAAACGCTGACGCCGGGCAACTTTGCCATCGACGATATTTATAGCGGTCAGGTCGGTGCAGATCTCGACGTCACCGTTGAAGAGACTGACGGCACCGTACAAAACTTTAAAGTCCCCTACACGGCTCTCCCCAATATGATCCGCCCCGGCGCAGTTCGCTACAGCGCCTCACTGGGTGAGTACCGCGACGATTCACTGTCAAGCAATCCCATAGTGGGGGCCTTCAGTCTGGAGCGGGGCTTTGAAGCCTTTACCCTCAACGGTAGCGCTCTGGGTTCAGATAAATATCAGTCGCTGGCAATAGGCGCTGCCTGGAACGCAGGCAGCGTTGGTGCGTTTTCACTCGATGTCGCCCAAGCGCACTATAAGCAGGACTGGGATCTGCCGAACGATGAAGAAAAAAACCGCAACGGCAGCGCCGTACGCCTTCTCTACGCCAAACAGTTTGACACCTCGGATACAGGGCTGCGTATCCTCGGCTACCAGTACCGCTCTGAGCGCTTTTTGGAATTCTCTGAGTTCATCAACCGCAGCGGCTACAGCGGAAGCGATCCATTTGAACAGGGTGACAGCCTTTGGAATAAACGCCGTCGAAGCCGCATTGAGGTTAACGTTAATCAGGGCATGCGCGAATATGGCAACCTGTTTGTGACTTTTAGCCAAGATCGCTACTACGGCACGAGCGAGAAAAGCACCTCAGCTTCTGCAGGCTACGGTATGCAAATAGGTAAAGCGTCCGCCAGTCTGATGTACACCTATAACAAAAACGGCGGCGACAGCTATGACAACCAAATAGGCCTTAGCGTCAGCATGCCGCTAAGCTGGGGCGAGCAGGACAGGCATCGCGGTTCGCTAAACTACGGCCTGACGCGTAACAAAGATAACCAGTACAGCCAGTCAATGGGCTTTTCAGGCAGCATGCCGGACAACGTACTGTCCTATTCGGCTAACGTTCAGCGCGATAGCAGAGGCAACTTTTCCGAGTCAGCCTCACTCGGCTACAGCGCCAGTTACGCCAACATGAACACATCCATCAGCCACAGCAAGCACAGCGATCAGCTCTCGTTTGGCGCCGCAGGCGGAGTCGTACTGTATAAGGGAGGTGTCGTTCTCTCTCAGCAGCTAGGTGACACCATCGCCATTGTCGAAACGCCGGACGCTCCCGGCATTCGCGTTGCCGGCAATAGCAGCGTAAAAACCGACCTCTGGGGGCGAGCCATCGTCACTTACCTTTCTCCCTATCGCTACAACACTGTCTCACTTGACGCCAGAGATACTGAAGGCGTCGAGCTTAAAGAGTCATCGCGCAAAATCGTACCGACAGAAGGCGCTGCGGTACTGCTGAAGTTTGTCACGAGAGTAGGCCGCAGGGCTATCGTCATCATCAAGAGCCATAAGGCTATTCCCGTCGGCGCCTACGTTACAGCACAGGATCAAACAGAGGAGGCGGGTATCGTCGGCAATAACGGCTTGACCTATCTGACCGGACTGGATGCCCGAAAAGACGAAATTTTAACGGTTAACTGGGGCGATGGTGATGCACAGCAGTGCCGCTTTACGCTACCTCGCCCGCCTGAAGAGGTAAAGGATGCGCAGGCCGAACAGTGGCATAAAAAAGTAACGGTCAACTGTAAATAA
- a CDS encoding fimbrial biogenesis chaperone codes for MLNALRKSFLTTALIAGCLISLSASSAVRPQLTRIIAYAQDKETPIDIVNDSEEMYLIQSWLEDLNGNDSNIPLVLTPPVMKLGGKAEGKLRLVVLPAEIPQDRESVYWLSLQEIPPKAKNEEIENRLIIAIRSRLKVFVRPQGLSEKGATQAVKSLRWEVEREGGKVWLKAVNPSPYYISFGKLELKAGGKGVTLEDKINMPTPMGSQRYLVPKAFVGKSVVLTYSAVNDYGGAGDELTQKISF; via the coding sequence ATGCTTAACGCACTCAGAAAAAGCTTCCTGACCACCGCTTTGATTGCAGGTTGCCTTATTTCACTGTCTGCCTCATCGGCGGTTCGTCCACAGCTAACGCGCATCATCGCCTACGCTCAGGATAAAGAAACGCCGATAGACATCGTCAACGACAGCGAAGAAATGTATCTGATCCAGTCGTGGCTGGAAGATCTAAACGGCAACGATAGCAACATTCCCCTAGTGCTAACGCCGCCAGTGATGAAACTCGGTGGTAAAGCTGAAGGCAAGCTTCGTCTGGTAGTTCTTCCAGCAGAAATTCCACAGGACAGGGAGTCCGTCTACTGGCTCTCTTTACAGGAAATTCCCCCAAAGGCCAAAAATGAAGAGATAGAGAACAGGCTGATTATTGCCATTCGCAGCCGATTAAAGGTATTTGTGCGTCCACAGGGGCTTAGCGAGAAAGGCGCCACACAGGCGGTAAAGTCTCTTCGCTGGGAAGTAGAGCGTGAGGGCGGAAAAGTCTGGCTAAAAGCGGTAAATCCGTCCCCCTACTACATCAGCTTTGGCAAGCTTGAGCTTAAAGCGGGTGGAAAAGGCGTCACGCTGGAAGACAAAATCAACATGCCCACACCAATGGGTAGCCAGCGCTATCTGGTACCTAAAGCCTTCGTTGGCAAATCCGTTGTCTTAACCTACAGCGCTGTTAACGACTACGGCGGAGCCGGCGATGAGCTTACACAAAAAATCAGCTTTTAA
- a CDS encoding transposase-like zinc-binding domain-containing protein yields MFNKKILCRHCGSCEGIIKHGSGKSGYQRYRCLSCRRTFQAKYIYKISSIKEKKGVTTAAYS; encoded by the coding sequence ATGTTTAATAAAAAAATACTCTGCCGACACTGTGGAAGTTGTGAAGGCATAATAAAGCACGGCTCGGGAAAATCAGGATATCAGCGCTACAGGTGTTTATCCTGTAGGCGCACGTTCCAGGCAAAATATATTTATAAAATTAGCTCAATCAAAGAAAAGAAAGGCGTTACCACAGCGGCATATTCTTAA
- a CDS encoding autotransporter outer membrane beta-barrel domain-containing protein, with amino-acid sequence MAIALSSGNAWADNCTSLTYASSGISCTSTTDTAELTVTGETVNAAGTGILVSSASGSTSSLTLSDSNITANPSSPVGGILVYGGSSDNSITLNGNNTLDFGVNTDTAIQAGAGTGNSSITINGTLNLTNAGTGTTADGLEASSVGGDVTINHHGNGTIDVAGGHALFAITSGSGTATIVADGGAILNTTGANNSAIQGVSDTLVSISSNAEIHTAGQDAIGIDAIVGASGRAEITNEGVIDAAATGIQIFTNGGDATVNNSGNISGGAGQYLADGIHVNSGGHSVINDLNGSTITATQGGISSRTRGQDTNAGVNSNSRIIVDDSTLGAATPTHSLIGIDNFLETAGLNSLGNAVVNYDGRSTGGITVLGNHTATDSMIGIRAYVEQGNLGHADITAAGDISVSKLSGTAGGFVYGIEAINRGTGNSLIKYSEGTLNVTNSVGVGATGFGLVSWSNGGNASVTTGANTSINTVGDGIEAVHVAAGTDGAAIAITHSAITTAGDSAHGVSVTSAEGDATIVNTGDILLTGQLADGLLALVSSTSGAGKVSIGNQGTIASIAGSSINAYNAGTGDVLIVNEGTLVAGVHAIAAGSAGGKVEVSNTGSLYGIGADYAGVYLNAGGAMVFDNAGDITTDGGTGIFAMGNESIDIIHRDGFKISSNTLDGLTTTGQGYGSAIHAGIVNTAATGDVNLLVYGDVENYGTLVPAYTVYADNHGSGNILIDAKGQVTNHATVAGSSALRAHAIGAGNVVIQYENDAAPISISTIADSANAIHASSSGGDTTVNVIKANEIQTNGEGAHGILATATGAGKVNVFVDDAVININGSNASGIYAYGDSDVTIVSNAQINNSAQGLVSSSTDGILGSVAVAGDVTIVATNNITLDGGAASAGEHGILADHGAGSTGDNRISYSNGTILTKQDEQRAIESNHYGSDGSIRIENSGTLATLGNNSTGIATRIGSTANSTGSITILNKGDISTSGSGMGFFSSHAIAALTQGGTITIQNEGVLSLAGNNVDGISTNVAAAGGSGAITILNKANITTSGDQSRAIFAHSEGGDIVIANAADIQASGNSSVGITADINNGGDVSIANTGRITTSDERGIVGSTVSGNVTITSSNNITTGQSGGAANSHGLEAISMANGKARVEYDNGTVKVVGNTASGGNSVGITVWDNASNAADVDGYIHLGANGIVDAVQGVGGLFLGVSGTGTVNIDTGAQVHGGARDGYGVKLTGVGSAANHTVNNYGTIDAMNDNAITGSITGGSALIENYGTVTGYVSFDNGTAVTFNNYSPNSFDIRNFADTDGDGVRDTKGVAFSTFGGAASTFDNKTTGVVRLVPVNGEQYVNTTGQYLADGLAHYDTSRSGIVQGQMLNLGQFISSGVIDLSENGLTGDTLVISGSGTAGANGNGQFVSNGGAVKMDTVVNRGGSSTQSDILVVDNATTSSAPTVLTLNTLKGQVGLSEKEGIKLVEVLGTSDANAFTLGQYVENGPFEYGLFRGSLTNAADQSWYLRNYDENGRPMFRPTVGAYLANQTAATGLFVHTLHDRLGEPQFTHAYKDGYTPSVWLRIVGNHTDSKAADGLFDQDTDSTLVHLGGELANWTSNGDDRWHVGVMGAYGQSKTDSTIQSTGKSSTGKIEGYSLGAYATWYANQNMKAPTGLYLDSWMQYSWFDNTVSGGGDPQESYNSKVMTASLESGYAFVAHDAPARQWIVEPQAQVVYSNYRADSVTDSRGMRVDNGDADSVMTRLGVRTYSRSTLGDGAFQPFVEANWLYNNAKNTLDFNGYTVKDGTPKNRYEVKVGVQGEITKGLQVWGHFSGKGGEQYSDYGGTLGVKKTF; translated from the coding sequence ATGGCAATAGCACTGAGTTCGGGAAACGCCTGGGCCGATAACTGTACCTCTCTCACCTACGCTTCCAGCGGCATTTCATGTACCTCAACGACGGATACCGCAGAACTGACTGTCACAGGGGAAACAGTTAACGCGGCAGGAACCGGGATTCTGGTTTCCAGTGCCAGCGGAAGCACGTCCAGCCTGACGCTGTCCGACAGCAATATCACCGCCAATCCAAGCTCTCCTGTCGGCGGCATTCTGGTTTATGGTGGTTCTAGCGACAACAGCATTACGCTCAACGGCAACAACACGCTGGACTTTGGCGTGAATACTGATACGGCAATTCAAGCCGGAGCGGGTACGGGCAACAGCAGCATCACCATTAACGGCACGCTGAACCTGACCAATGCAGGTACCGGCACCACCGCGGACGGGCTGGAAGCCAGCTCTGTTGGCGGCGATGTCACCATTAACCATCACGGTAACGGCACGATTGACGTCGCGGGTGGGCACGCGCTGTTCGCGATTACCTCTGGTTCTGGCACCGCGACCATCGTTGCTGACGGCGGTGCGATTCTTAATACGACAGGTGCCAACAATTCAGCTATTCAAGGGGTCAGCGATACGCTGGTCAGCATTAGTTCCAACGCAGAGATTCACACCGCAGGCCAAGACGCCATCGGCATTGATGCCATAGTCGGAGCATCAGGCCGTGCCGAGATTACTAACGAAGGCGTGATTGACGCTGCTGCAACTGGTATTCAAATTTTCACGAACGGCGGCGATGCCACTGTCAACAACAGCGGCAACATATCCGGTGGTGCCGGGCAATATCTGGCTGACGGTATTCACGTTAACTCAGGCGGCCACAGCGTTATTAACGATCTTAACGGCAGCACGATTACCGCAACGCAGGGGGGAATCTCGTCTCGCACACGCGGCCAAGACACTAACGCGGGCGTTAACAGTAACTCTCGCATTATCGTTGATGACTCTACGCTCGGTGCCGCTACGCCTACCCATAGTCTCATCGGTATCGACAACTTCCTCGAAACGGCAGGCCTGAATTCTCTAGGCAACGCCGTCGTTAACTATGACGGTCGCAGCACAGGCGGCATAACCGTCCTAGGTAATCACACCGCAACGGACTCAATGATTGGCATTCGCGCTTACGTTGAGCAGGGTAATCTTGGCCACGCCGACATTACTGCCGCTGGCGATATTTCTGTGAGTAAGCTGTCTGGCACTGCCGGAGGTTTTGTTTACGGCATAGAGGCTATTAACAGAGGTACCGGAAACTCTCTCATCAAATACAGTGAAGGCACGCTAAACGTCACCAACAGTGTAGGCGTAGGCGCCACAGGTTTTGGCCTGGTCTCATGGTCCAACGGAGGAAATGCATCAGTCACCACGGGGGCGAATACGTCCATCAATACTGTGGGTGACGGCATCGAGGCTGTCCACGTTGCAGCCGGAACTGACGGTGCCGCCATCGCCATCACTCACTCAGCTATCACTACTGCGGGGGATTCCGCCCACGGCGTCAGCGTAACTAGCGCAGAGGGAGACGCAACGATTGTCAATACTGGCGACATCCTCCTAACAGGCCAGCTTGCCGACGGCCTTCTGGCTCTGGTCAGCTCTACCTCTGGAGCCGGCAAAGTAAGTATTGGCAATCAGGGCACTATTGCATCGATAGCGGGCAGCAGTATTAACGCCTATAACGCCGGAACGGGCGATGTGCTGATCGTCAACGAAGGCACCTTGGTCGCAGGCGTTCACGCCATTGCGGCTGGTTCAGCAGGCGGTAAGGTCGAAGTCAGCAATACCGGAAGTCTATACGGCATCGGCGCAGACTATGCCGGCGTTTATCTAAACGCCGGTGGCGCGATGGTGTTTGATAATGCAGGCGATATCACCACCGACGGCGGAACCGGGATTTTTGCAATGGGTAATGAGTCCATCGACATTATTCACCGCGACGGCTTTAAAATTTCGTCAAATACTTTGGATGGCTTAACCACTACCGGACAGGGCTATGGCTCAGCCATTCATGCAGGAATAGTAAATACGGCGGCAACGGGCGACGTTAACCTGCTCGTTTACGGCGACGTAGAGAACTACGGCACTCTCGTTCCGGCCTATACGGTTTACGCCGACAACCACGGCAGCGGCAACATTTTGATTGACGCCAAAGGTCAGGTAACCAACCACGCGACCGTTGCAGGCAGTTCAGCGCTGCGCGCCCACGCTATCGGCGCAGGAAACGTCGTAATTCAGTATGAAAATGACGCTGCTCCCATTTCTATTTCAACAATTGCCGATAGCGCGAACGCGATCCACGCCAGCAGCAGCGGTGGCGACACTACCGTTAACGTAATCAAAGCCAACGAAATCCAAACCAACGGCGAAGGCGCTCACGGCATTCTGGCTACGGCAACGGGAGCCGGTAAAGTAAACGTCTTCGTGGATGACGCCGTGATTAACATCAACGGTTCTAACGCCAGCGGCATTTACGCCTACGGCGACAGCGACGTTACTATTGTCTCTAACGCGCAAATCAACAACAGCGCTCAAGGATTAGTCTCCAGCTCAACGGACGGCATTCTGGGCTCAGTCGCCGTTGCCGGGGACGTAACCATTGTTGCAACCAACAATATTACGCTGGACGGCGGCGCAGCTTCCGCAGGTGAGCACGGCATTCTGGCAGATCACGGAGCAGGCTCGACCGGCGACAACAGAATCAGCTACTCAAACGGCACGATTCTCACCAAGCAGGACGAGCAGCGTGCGATTGAGTCTAACCACTACGGCTCTGACGGCTCAATCCGCATTGAGAACAGCGGCACTCTGGCTACGCTTGGGAATAACTCCACCGGGATCGCGACGCGCATCGGCAGCACAGCTAACAGCACAGGCTCCATCACCATTCTGAACAAAGGCGATATCTCTACCTCCGGCAGCGGTATGGGCTTCTTCAGCAGCCATGCGATCGCAGCGCTAACGCAGGGAGGAACCATCACCATTCAGAACGAAGGCGTACTGAGTCTGGCGGGCAATAACGTTGACGGCATTAGCACCAACGTTGCTGCGGCCGGCGGAAGCGGCGCCATAACTATTCTCAACAAGGCAAATATCACCACCAGCGGCGACCAGTCTCGCGCTATATTCGCCCACAGCGAAGGCGGGGATATCGTGATTGCTAACGCGGCAGATATTCAAGCGTCAGGCAATAGCTCAGTGGGGATCACCGCTGATATCAATAACGGTGGCGACGTTTCTATCGCCAATACCGGCAGGATAACCACCTCTGACGAACGCGGCATCGTGGGTTCAACCGTCAGCGGTAATGTCACTATCACTTCATCAAACAATATCACCACCGGACAGTCTGGCGGAGCAGCCAACAGTCATGGTTTGGAAGCCATAAGCATGGCTAACGGTAAAGCCCGCGTCGAGTACGACAACGGTACGGTTAAAGTCGTCGGCAATACCGCCAGCGGCGGTAACAGCGTCGGTATTACCGTCTGGGACAATGCTTCAAACGCAGCAGACGTTGATGGCTATATCCATCTGGGCGCTAACGGTATCGTTGACGCCGTTCAGGGTGTAGGCGGCCTGTTCCTCGGCGTGAGCGGCACCGGTACCGTTAACATTGATACTGGCGCACAGGTGCACGGCGGCGCCAGAGACGGCTACGGCGTTAAGCTGACCGGCGTCGGTAGCGCGGCTAACCACACCGTTAATAACTACGGCACGATCGACGCCATGAACGACAACGCCATCACCGGCAGTATCACAGGTGGTTCAGCCCTTATTGAAAACTACGGTACCGTAACCGGCTATGTCTCCTTCGACAACGGCACAGCGGTAACCTTCAATAACTACTCGCCAAACAGTTTTGATATCCGCAACTTTGCCGATACCGACGGCGACGGCGTGCGCGATACCAAGGGCGTAGCCTTCTCCACCTTCGGCGGCGCGGCCAGCACTTTTGACAATAAGACCACTGGTGTTGTGCGTTTGGTTCCCGTTAACGGCGAACAGTACGTGAACACGACCGGCCAGTATCTGGCTGACGGTTTGGCGCACTACGATACTAGCCGTAGCGGCATCGTTCAGGGCCAAATGCTGAATCTGGGCCAGTTCATCAGCAGCGGCGTGATTGACCTGAGCGAGAACGGCCTAACGGGTGATACGCTGGTTATCAGCGGCAGCGGAACGGCGGGCGCTAACGGCAACGGTCAGTTTGTTTCTAACGGCGGCGCCGTCAAGATGGACACCGTGGTAAACCGCGGTGGCTCAAGTACTCAGAGCGATATTCTGGTTGTGGACAACGCCACGACGTCCAGTGCGCCGACGGTACTGACCCTGAATACGCTCAAGGGTCAAGTAGGCCTTTCCGAGAAAGAGGGCATCAAGCTGGTTGAAGTCCTTGGTACTTCAGACGCAAACGCGTTCACGCTGGGTCAATACGTCGAAAACGGCCCGTTTGAGTACGGCCTGTTCCGTGGTTCCTTGACCAACGCGGCAGATCAAAGCTGGTACCTGCGTAACTATGACGAGAACGGCCGTCCGATGTTCCGTCCGACAGTAGGCGCCTATCTTGCAAACCAAACGGCAGCGACTGGCCTGTTCGTTCACACTCTGCACGATCGCCTCGGTGAACCACAGTTCACACACGCCTATAAAGACGGCTACACCCCGTCAGTCTGGCTGCGTATCGTGGGTAACCATACCGACAGCAAAGCTGCTGACGGCCTGTTTGATCAGGATACCGACAGCACCCTTGTTCATTTGGGCGGTGAACTGGCCAACTGGACCAGCAACGGCGACGACCGCTGGCACGTGGGCGTCATGGGCGCCTATGGTCAAAGCAAGACGGACAGCACCATCCAGAGTACCGGCAAGTCTTCAACCGGCAAGATCGAAGGCTACAGTCTCGGCGCCTACGCAACCTGGTACGCCAATCAGAACATGAAAGCACCTACCGGGCTCTATCTGGACAGCTGGATGCAGTACAGCTGGTTTGACAACACCGTCAGCGGCGGCGGCGATCCTCAGGAAAGCTACAACAGCAAGGTGATGACCGCCTCTCTGGAATCCGGCTATGCGTTCGTAGCTCACGACGCGCCGGCTCGCCAGTGGATCGTTGAGCCACAGGCACAGGTTGTCTACAGCAACTACAGAGCCGACTCCGTTACCGACAGCCGCGGCATGCGCGTCGACAACGGCGATGCGGACAGTGTGATGACGAGACTGGGCGTTCGCACCTACAGCCGCAGCACGTTGGGCGACGGCGCGTTCCAACCGTTTGTAGAAGCAAACTGGCTGTACAACAACGCCAAAAACACGCTGGACTTTAACGGCTATACCGTAAAAGACGGTACGCCAAAGAATCGCTACGAAGTCAAAGTCGGCGTACAGGGTGAAATCACCAAAGGCCTACAGGTCTGGGGTCACTTCTCCGGTAAAGGCGGCGAACAGTACAGCGATTACGGCGGTACGCTGGGCGTGAAAAAGACGTTCTAA